Proteins co-encoded in one Eriocheir sinensis breed Jianghai 21 chromosome 5, ASM2467909v1, whole genome shotgun sequence genomic window:
- the LOC126984784 gene encoding uncharacterized protein LOC126984784 isoform X2: MDQQLSCPAVPEWDEEGFPLALGEFGPAAQYGPDEENGEWVQEEVYVLRHLPQDTFSCPGPSPRLVREMVQIHWPLQRRHVFRGYAQDVLLRLNDDLAREHTRHSHFTHRQSDLEGLKTRPMFQIPPEILNDRPYKATRPIKTKIYYISIWKEFIYGPSVLMLERQCLTHRELGCIKPLTFSLGKFFNRRVVDWSLYVLFFAICFVYCFIFHDILEVGLNLLYVSHLSIHMLANSSNIEVKFTGSFFQGPAYAFIRLLCQHCAQEENAKVMRRHMAKMRQDIMNAEVT; the protein is encoded by the coding sequence ATGGACCAACAACTCTCGTGCCCCGCCGTGCCGGAGTGGGACGAGGAGGGCTTCCCTTTGGCGTTGGGCGAGTTCGGACCAGCCGCACAATATGGACCGGACGAGGAGAATGGGGAGTGGGTGCAGGAGGAGGTGTATGTCCTGAGACACCTGCCGCAAGACACCTTTTCCTGCCCCGGTCCTAGCCCGCGCCTCGTCCGGGAGATGGTTCAAATCCACTGGCCGCTGCAGCGCCGGCACGTTTTCCGAGGGTACGCACAAGACGTACTCTTACGGCTGAACGACGACTTGGCGCGAGAACACACCCGGCACTCTCATTTTACACATCGCCAGAGTGACCTCGAGGGATTGAAGACGCGGCCCATGTTCCAGATTCCTCCAGAAATCCTCAATGACCGGCCTTACAAGGCCACGAGACCCATCAAGACCAAGATCTACTACATCAGCATCTGGAAGGAGTTCATCTATGGCCCGTCGGTGTTGATGCTGGAGCGGCAATGCCTCACCCACCGCGAGCTGGGCTGCATCAAGCCGCTCACCTTCAGCCTGGGAAAGTTCTTCAATCGAAGAGTCGTTGACTGGTCTCTGTACGTGTTGTTCTTTGCCATCTGCTTCGTCTATTGCTTCATCTTTCACGACATCCTGGAGGTGGGCCTCAACCTGCTCTACGTCAGCCACCTGTCCATCCACATGCTGGCCAACTCCTCCAACATCGAGGTTAAGTTCACGGGCAGCTTCTTCCAGGGCCCCGCCTACGCCTTCATCAGGTTACTCTGCCAGCACTGTGCCCAGGAGGAAAACGCCAAGGTGATGCGGCGCCACATGGCCAAAATGAGACAGGATATCATGAACGCAGAAGTGACGTAA
- the LOC126984784 gene encoding uncharacterized protein LOC126984784 isoform X1 produces the protein MAQLREAAAGMDQQLSCPAVPEWDEEGFPLALGEFGPAAQYGPDEENGEWVQEEVYVLRHLPQDTFSCPGPSPRLVREMVQIHWPLQRRHVFRGYAQDVLLRLNDDLAREHTRHSHFTHRQSDLEGLKTRPMFQIPPEILNDRPYKATRPIKTKIYYISIWKEFIYGPSVLMLERQCLTHRELGCIKPLTFSLGKFFNRRVVDWSLYVLFFAICFVYCFIFHDILEVGLNLLYVSHLSIHMLANSSNIEVKFTGSFFQGPAYAFIRLLCQHCAQEENAKVMRRHMAKMRQDIMNAEVT, from the exons atg GCACAGCTGCGGGAGGCGGCAGCAGGGATGGACCAACAACTCTCGTGCCCCGCCGTGCCGGAGTGGGACGAGGAGGGCTTCCCTTTGGCGTTGGGCGAGTTCGGACCAGCCGCACAATATGGACCGGACGAGGAGAATGGGGAGTGGGTGCAGGAGGAGGTGTATGTCCTGAGACACCTGCCGCAAGACACCTTTTCCTGCCCCGGTCCTAGCCCGCGCCTCGTCCGGGAGATGGTTCAAATCCACTGGCCGCTGCAGCGCCGGCACGTTTTCCGAGGGTACGCACAAGACGTACTCTTACGGCTGAACGACGACTTGGCGCGAGAACACACCCGGCACTCTCATTTTACACATCGCCAGAGTGACCTCGAGGGATTGAAGACGCGGCCCATGTTCCAGATTCCTCCAGAAATCCTCAATGACCGGCCTTACAAGGCCACGAGACCCATCAAGACCAAGATCTACTACATCAGCATCTGGAAGGAGTTCATCTATGGCCCGTCGGTGTTGATGCTGGAGCGGCAATGCCTCACCCACCGCGAGCTGGGCTGCATCAAGCCGCTCACCTTCAGCCTGGGAAAGTTCTTCAATCGAAGAGTCGTTGACTGGTCTCTGTACGTGTTGTTCTTTGCCATCTGCTTCGTCTATTGCTTCATCTTTCACGACATCCTGGAGGTGGGCCTCAACCTGCTCTACGTCAGCCACCTGTCCATCCACATGCTGGCCAACTCCTCCAACATCGAGGTTAAGTTCACGGGCAGCTTCTTCCAGGGCCCCGCCTACGCCTTCATCAGGTTACTCTGCCAGCACTGTGCCCAGGAGGAAAACGCCAAGGTGATGCGGCGCCACATGGCCAAAATGAGACAGGATATCATGAACGCAGAAGTGACGTAA